In Paenibacillus sp. BIC5C1, a genomic segment contains:
- a CDS encoding YezD family protein: MAKPLKVDEVWMDRIAGQLNDMEFGSLHIVVHEGQIVQMERTERKRFENTSSGSASKSGSTARGSSPRSLRSSNASAKG, translated from the coding sequence ATGGCTAAGCCGTTAAAAGTGGATGAGGTATGGATGGATCGAATTGCCGGACAACTGAATGACATGGAGTTTGGCTCGTTACACATCGTTGTGCACGAAGGCCAGATTGTGCAGATGGAGCGGACCGAACGTAAACGTTTTGAAAATACGTCCTCCGGCAGCGCCTCCAAATCCGGCAGCACTGCACGAGGCAGCTCACCCCGTTCATTGCGCTCATCGAATGCAAGCGCGAAGGGATAG
- a CDS encoding BMP family ABC transporter substrate-binding protein, protein MKTQWKIKFGFTMMMVLVVLMLGACSAADKASPADQRTKVGIVLTDVGLGDHSFSDASFEGLVQARNENSIVFDYKEPGKDLTSEAAFEQFAKDKVDLIIGLSDTIKTDLEKVAQKYPDQHFLIIDGHSDLPNVTSMSFKAEEGSYLAGIIAGFATTEDHVGFLGGMDIPVLHDFQQGFEQGVKAANPDATVHVVYAGDFGNPDLGGKLAAQMIQEQHVDVIYVAAGLTGIGSLSEIQRLGKYAIGVDQDQFFLAEKAVLTSMLKNVDVSLHNAINTFIQNQHSFPEKEMFYGLAENGVGLTALHNITLTDEQQQTFEDLKAQIASGKTKITLDQ, encoded by the coding sequence ATGAAAACACAATGGAAAATCAAATTCGGGTTCACCATGATGATGGTTCTGGTTGTTCTGATGCTGGGAGCTTGTTCGGCAGCCGATAAGGCGTCCCCCGCAGATCAGCGAACCAAAGTCGGAATCGTTCTTACGGATGTCGGCTTGGGTGATCATTCTTTCAGTGACGCATCTTTTGAGGGATTGGTACAGGCAAGAAACGAGAACAGTATTGTTTTTGATTACAAGGAACCGGGAAAGGATTTGACATCCGAGGCAGCTTTTGAGCAATTTGCGAAGGATAAAGTTGATCTGATTATTGGTCTAAGCGACACGATAAAAACAGATCTGGAGAAGGTTGCTCAGAAGTATCCCGATCAGCACTTTCTCATCATTGACGGGCATTCCGATCTCCCCAATGTGACTTCCATGTCCTTCAAAGCAGAAGAAGGCAGCTATCTTGCAGGGATCATTGCTGGCTTTGCAACAACCGAAGACCATGTAGGCTTCTTGGGTGGAATGGATATTCCGGTGCTTCACGATTTCCAGCAAGGTTTTGAGCAAGGTGTAAAGGCAGCCAATCCGGATGCTACAGTTCATGTCGTGTACGCCGGGGATTTTGGCAATCCTGATCTTGGAGGAAAGCTCGCAGCACAGATGATTCAGGAACAGCATGTTGACGTCATTTACGTCGCAGCAGGATTGACAGGTATAGGCTCACTTTCAGAGATTCAGAGATTGGGTAAATACGCCATTGGCGTGGACCAGGATCAGTTCTTTTTAGCAGAAAAAGCAGTACTCACTTCCATGCTCAAAAATGTAGATGTCTCACTTCATAACGCCATTAATACGTTCATTCAGAACCAACATTCATTTCCCGAAAAAGAAATGTTCTATGGTCTGGCAGAAAATGGCGTAGGTTTAACCGCCCTACATAACATCACACTCACGGACGAACAACAGCAAACGTTCGAAGATTTGAAAGCACAGATCGCTTCCGGCAAAACCAAAATTACCCTAGATCAATAA
- a CDS encoding gamma-glutamyltransferase family protein, which produces MNYDPLYQPYPSYRVPVYAKQGMVATSQPLAAQAGLDVLKKGGNAIDAAIATAAALTVLEPTSNGIGGDAFALVWTEGKLHGLNASGPAPQSISIEALKAAGHSEMPKLGVIPVTVPGAPAGWAELSRRFGRLTLEEALEPAVRYAEEGYPLAPGLARHWARAADIYARQGDAEAGRAWFETFAPGGRVPAVGEIWRSPDHAATLRRIGESGARDFYEGELAGRIHSFMAEHGGYLTKEDLAAFQPEWVDPISVSYRGYDVWEIPPNGQGLIALAALNLLKGFDFEEKESVLAYHRQLEAMKLAFADGEKYITEERKMGVTVQELLSEAYADERRKLIGDLALPPEAGDPRASGTVYLATADGEGNMVSFIQSNYMGFGSGLVVPGTGIALQNRGHNFSLDADHANALEPGKRTYHTIIPGFLTRGDEAVGPFGVMGGFMQPQGHVQVVMNTVDFHLNPQAALDSPRWQWTKGKTILVEPGFPQHIAQALARKGHDIQIALDPSMFGRGQIIWRNPDNGVLCGGTESRADGSVAAW; this is translated from the coding sequence ATGAACTACGATCCACTCTACCAACCGTATCCGTCTTACCGTGTGCCCGTTTATGCCAAACAAGGCATGGTCGCCACTTCACAGCCTTTGGCTGCACAAGCGGGTCTGGATGTGTTAAAAAAGGGCGGCAACGCCATTGATGCCGCTATCGCCACCGCTGCTGCGCTCACCGTGCTGGAGCCAACGTCCAACGGCATTGGGGGCGATGCCTTTGCCCTCGTCTGGACCGAGGGCAAACTGCATGGCCTGAATGCCAGTGGGCCTGCGCCTCAGAGTATATCGATTGAGGCGCTCAAAGCGGCAGGCCATTCGGAGATGCCGAAGCTTGGGGTTATCCCGGTGACGGTGCCTGGCGCACCGGCGGGTTGGGCTGAGCTGAGCCGCCGATTCGGGCGGCTTACGCTGGAGGAAGCGCTGGAACCGGCTGTCCGCTACGCGGAAGAAGGTTACCCGCTTGCGCCGGGGCTGGCCCGCCATTGGGCAAGGGCAGCCGACATTTATGCACGCCAAGGCGATGCGGAAGCCGGGCGTGCATGGTTTGAGACATTTGCCCCAGGCGGGCGTGTTCCAGCTGTAGGCGAGATTTGGCGTTCGCCGGATCATGCGGCAACCCTGCGCCGGATTGGCGAGAGTGGAGCGAGAGACTTCTATGAAGGGGAACTCGCGGGGCGCATTCATTCTTTTATGGCAGAACACGGAGGTTACCTGACCAAAGAAGATCTGGCTGCATTCCAGCCTGAATGGGTTGATCCGATCTCGGTCTCCTATCGCGGATATGACGTCTGGGAGATCCCACCGAACGGTCAGGGGCTGATTGCTCTGGCAGCGCTCAATCTGCTGAAGGGCTTTGATTTTGAAGAAAAGGAATCCGTCCTGGCATACCACAGGCAGCTGGAAGCCATGAAGCTGGCGTTTGCCGATGGGGAGAAATATATTACCGAGGAACGCAAGATGGGCGTAACGGTGCAGGAATTATTATCCGAAGCGTATGCAGACGAACGGCGCAAACTCATTGGTGATCTGGCACTTCCGCCTGAAGCAGGCGACCCAAGGGCAAGCGGAACGGTGTATCTTGCAACGGCAGATGGTGAGGGCAACATGGTTTCCTTCATTCAGAGCAATTACATGGGCTTTGGCTCCGGGCTGGTTGTGCCGGGTACAGGCATTGCCCTGCAAAACCGGGGACATAATTTCTCGCTTGATGCGGATCATGCCAACGCACTGGAGCCGGGTAAACGGACATATCATACGATCATCCCGGGTTTCCTCACACGGGGAGATGAAGCCGTCGGACCATTTGGGGTCATGGGCGGTTTCATGCAACCCCAGGGTCACGTGCAGGTCGTCATGAATACGGTGGACTTCCACCTCAATCCACAGGCTGCGCTCGATTCTCCACGGTGGCAGTGGACCAAAGGCAAAACGATCCTGGTTGAGCCCGGATTCCCTCAGCATATTGCACAGGCACTTGCCCGCAAAGGGCATGATATACAGATCGCCCTCGACCCGTCGATGTTTGGACGCGGCCAGATCATCTGGCGCAACCCGGACAATGGCGTATTGTGCGGCGGCACGGAAAGCCGGGCCGATGGCTCGGTAGCAGCGTGGTAA
- a CDS encoding methyl-accepting chemotaxis protein, which translates to MKLQGKLILNAIVSLLLCLLLVAYIIIQLLNMNAKNQNLVPAMLKVTELNANQIQTEQALDVYSFSMTAGNQDNVARLLNEGKTMVKQLTEGLLETDEQLRLIQSIQTKLTALDTGATEAITAMNSSDAKRFSSRVKGIQNDIYMLDEVTRDRYDQYTIDLEQDIQRTWQIALAGAIILLVAVLLFNMYTSRKLARRIRSLKEAAGQIANGDLTQQLPETRGKDELDDLNRSFRLMTGNIRSIIQSIGAAGNRVDGMAQDIDRGNDTVQAIVQQVSRTTEELSIGSQKIAEDLSDTVMVVDKMQHMFESNLQATSQSAIYGNEVLTSVREGHIAVQEQLRLAEVNRVAMSEVEKTVQELEESASRIATMTAYVSGIATQTTLLSLNASIEAARAGEAGRGFAVVAGEVKKLAEQSEQSVQHIFAAVGEITAAMGKVKNSVTQSIQLFAEQEQATGKTGESFSGIRHSVERISTSINQLTEDMQQSSELSAQVQQAIENISAITEQSAASSEEITASTAEQQRSFAEASTKVKSLRDISAEMHQELLRFRL; encoded by the coding sequence ATGAAATTGCAGGGAAAGCTGATATTGAATGCCATAGTATCGTTACTGTTATGCCTTTTGCTAGTAGCCTATATCATTATTCAATTGCTGAACATGAATGCCAAAAATCAAAATCTGGTGCCTGCCATGCTGAAGGTCACGGAGCTGAACGCTAACCAGATACAGACCGAGCAGGCACTCGATGTGTACTCGTTCTCCATGACAGCTGGCAATCAGGATAATGTAGCACGCTTGCTGAATGAAGGTAAAACCATGGTAAAGCAGCTCACAGAAGGCTTGCTGGAAACGGATGAACAGCTTCGCCTGATCCAATCCATCCAAACCAAATTAACGGCTCTGGACACGGGCGCCACCGAAGCCATTACAGCCATGAACAGTTCGGACGCCAAACGTTTCAGCTCCCGGGTCAAAGGCATACAAAATGATATCTACATGCTGGATGAGGTGACCCGGGATCGATATGACCAATACACAATAGATCTTGAACAAGACATTCAGCGGACCTGGCAGATCGCTCTCGCCGGAGCCATCATCCTGCTTGTCGCTGTTCTGCTGTTCAACATGTACACTTCACGAAAATTGGCGAGACGCATACGCAGCTTGAAGGAAGCCGCAGGACAAATTGCGAACGGCGATCTTACGCAGCAGCTTCCGGAGACACGAGGCAAAGATGAACTGGATGACTTAAACCGCTCCTTCCGTCTGATGACGGGGAACATACGCAGTATCATTCAATCCATCGGTGCCGCAGGAAACCGTGTGGATGGGATGGCGCAGGACATTGATCGCGGCAATGATACCGTGCAGGCCATTGTGCAGCAAGTATCCCGAACAACCGAAGAACTGTCGATTGGCAGTCAGAAAATTGCTGAGGATCTAAGTGACACGGTTATGGTCGTGGACAAGATGCAGCATATGTTTGAAAGCAATCTTCAGGCGACTTCACAATCGGCCATCTATGGTAACGAAGTTCTGACTTCCGTGCGAGAGGGACACATTGCCGTACAGGAACAGCTTCGACTGGCTGAAGTAAACCGGGTTGCGATGTCTGAGGTGGAAAAGACTGTCCAGGAATTGGAGGAGAGCGCCTCCCGGATCGCAACTATGACTGCCTATGTATCAGGTATCGCAACGCAGACAACCCTTCTCTCTCTGAACGCCTCCATCGAAGCGGCACGTGCAGGTGAAGCGGGACGCGGCTTTGCTGTCGTCGCGGGGGAAGTGAAGAAACTGGCCGAGCAATCAGAGCAATCGGTACAGCATATCTTTGCGGCTGTCGGCGAAATCACAGCGGCTATGGGCAAAGTGAAAAACTCTGTGACACAGAGCATTCAGCTCTTTGCAGAACAGGAGCAGGCTACCGGAAAAACCGGCGAATCCTTCTCCGGCATTCGTCACAGTGTAGAGCGAATCAGCACAAGTATTAATCAGCTTACGGAGGACATGCAGCAGTCCAGTGAACTTAGCGCACAGGTTCAACAGGCAATTGAAAATATAAGTGCGATCACCGAACAATCCGCTGCAAGCAGCGAGGAAATTACAGCTTCAACGGCTGAGCAGCAACGTTCGTTTGCCGAAGCAAGCACCAAGGTGAAAAGCCTGCGGGATATCAGTGCGGAGATGCATCAGGAGCTTCTACGGTTCCGGTTGTAG
- the cysW gene encoding sulfate ABC transporter permease subunit CysW translates to MAGSVPLTPASRVRTGPGPNRATTEAPWVKWLLIGLASLVLLWLLILPLVIVLMEALKQGWGVYIAALTEPDAMSALKLTLLVAGITVPLNTIFGVTAAWVITKFQFRGKGLMITLIDLPFSISPVVGGLIFVLVFGSNGWFGPWLAEHDIKIIFALPGIVIATLFITFPFVARELIPLMEDQGTREEEAAVTLGASGWRIFWNVTLPNIKWGLLYGIILCNARAMGEFGAVSVVSGHIRGETNTLPLHVEILYNEYQFSASFAVASLLLILALATLLLKSWLGHKTIPEK, encoded by the coding sequence ATGGCGGGTTCCGTTCCATTGACGCCTGCTTCCCGTGTGCGAACCGGGCCTGGGCCAAACCGTGCAACTACGGAAGCACCATGGGTTAAATGGTTGTTGATTGGATTGGCAAGTCTGGTGCTGCTCTGGCTTCTCATCTTGCCGCTGGTGATCGTGCTGATGGAGGCGTTAAAGCAAGGCTGGGGTGTCTACATCGCTGCGCTTACCGAGCCGGACGCGATGTCGGCATTGAAACTTACGCTGCTGGTTGCCGGAATTACCGTACCGCTCAATACGATATTCGGTGTGACGGCAGCGTGGGTTATTACCAAGTTCCAATTCAGGGGCAAAGGACTCATGATCACCCTGATCGATCTACCTTTTTCGATCTCGCCTGTCGTAGGCGGGTTAATCTTTGTCCTCGTCTTTGGTTCGAATGGATGGTTTGGACCTTGGCTGGCCGAGCATGATATCAAAATTATTTTTGCCCTGCCCGGCATTGTCATCGCAACATTGTTCATTACGTTTCCTTTTGTCGCCAGAGAACTGATTCCGTTGATGGAGGATCAAGGCACGAGGGAAGAAGAAGCGGCAGTTACGCTTGGGGCCTCCGGGTGGCGGATCTTCTGGAACGTGACCCTTCCCAACATCAAGTGGGGACTGCTGTATGGCATTATTCTGTGTAATGCACGGGCGATGGGCGAGTTCGGGGCCGTGTCTGTTGTATCGGGACATATTCGCGGGGAGACCAACACCTTGCCGCTGCATGTCGAGATTCTGTATAACGAATATCAATTCTCTGCTTCGTTTGCCGTCGCCTCCTTGCTGCTGATTTTGGCTCTAGCAACGTTGCTGCTCAAGAGCTGGTTGGGTCATAAAACGATTCCCGAAAAATGA
- a CDS encoding sulfate ABC transporter substrate-binding protein, whose translation MKKRIHKGILVGLALVLTGVLAACGSESGGTNAAGTSGGTEGGKEGAKAIELLNVSYDPTRELYEQYNKAFAAYWLKEKGQEVTVKQSHGGSGKQSRSVIDGLDADVVTLALGYDIDAIEDKGLINAGWQDKYEHNSSPYTSTIVFLVRKGNPKGIKDWDDLIKGDTQVITPNPKTSGGARWNYLAAWGYALKHNNNDEEKAKAFVAELFKHAPVLDSGARGATTTFVERGIGDVLLAWENEAFLSVKELGPDKFDIVVPSVSILAEPPVAIVDKNADKKGSREVADAYLKYLYSEEGQTIAAENYYRPTLDSVKEKFKDQFPQLELFTLNDVFGTWRDTQAKHFNDGGIFDQIYVPGS comes from the coding sequence ATGAAAAAGAGAATTCATAAGGGTATTCTGGTTGGTCTGGCATTGGTGTTAACAGGGGTACTGGCGGCATGCGGATCGGAAAGCGGTGGCACGAATGCGGCAGGAACATCGGGTGGAACGGAAGGCGGCAAAGAAGGGGCAAAAGCGATCGAGTTGCTGAATGTATCCTATGATCCGACACGTGAACTCTATGAGCAATATAACAAGGCGTTTGCGGCCTATTGGCTGAAAGAGAAAGGTCAGGAAGTAACGGTTAAGCAGTCTCATGGTGGGTCAGGTAAACAAAGTCGTTCCGTCATTGATGGTCTGGACGCGGATGTGGTTACGTTGGCATTGGGATACGATATCGATGCTATTGAAGATAAAGGTCTGATTAATGCGGGGTGGCAGGACAAATACGAGCACAACAGCTCCCCGTATACATCAACGATCGTATTTTTGGTACGCAAAGGCAATCCGAAAGGCATTAAGGACTGGGATGATCTCATCAAGGGAGATACCCAGGTCATTACCCCAAATCCGAAAACGTCCGGCGGGGCACGCTGGAACTATCTGGCGGCATGGGGATATGCGCTCAAACATAACAACAATGATGAAGAGAAGGCCAAAGCATTTGTTGCAGAGCTCTTCAAACATGCGCCTGTCCTTGACTCTGGAGCACGTGGAGCGACAACTACGTTTGTAGAGCGTGGTATTGGTGATGTACTGCTTGCATGGGAGAACGAGGCTTTCTTGTCAGTTAAAGAGCTGGGTCCAGACAAATTCGACATTGTTGTGCCTTCGGTCAGTATTTTGGCTGAACCACCTGTAGCAATTGTAGATAAAAATGCAGACAAAAAAGGCAGCCGCGAAGTGGCGGACGCCTATCTGAAATATTTGTACAGTGAAGAGGGGCAAACCATTGCTGCTGAAAATTATTACCGCCCAACCCTGGACAGTGTGAAGGAAAAGTTCAAGGATCAGTTCCCGCAGCTTGAGCTGTTCACATTGAACGATGTATTTGGCACATGGCGCGATACCCAGGCCAAGCATTTTAATGATGGCGGTATCTTTGACCAGATTTATGTTCCGGGCAGCTAA
- the cysT gene encoding sulfate ABC transporter permease subunit CysT produces MSKVMVARSRTLPGFGLTMGYSVLYLSLVVLIPLAALLFNSTGLTWSTLIEVATNPRVLASFQVSFLTAGAAALIDLVLGLLLAWVLVRYEFPGKRLFDAVIDLPFALPTAVAGVALTALYAGNGWIGQFVEPLGIKLAYSQAGITLALMFIGIPFVVRTVQPVLQELETEVEEAAATLGAGRWRIFRKILLPDLIPPLLTGFALAFARGIGEYGSVVFISGNMPMKTEIAPLLIMAKLEQFDYAGATAVALLLLLVSFVLLLIINSLQRWSRKAGRA; encoded by the coding sequence ATGAGCAAGGTGATGGTGGCCCGGAGTCGCACACTGCCGGGATTCGGATTAACGATGGGTTACAGTGTGCTATACCTGAGCCTGGTTGTACTTATTCCACTGGCAGCGCTCTTGTTTAACTCCACAGGGCTGACCTGGTCCACATTGATTGAGGTGGCGACCAATCCCCGGGTACTGGCTTCTTTCCAGGTGAGTTTTCTGACTGCAGGTGCAGCGGCCCTGATTGATCTGGTCCTCGGGCTGCTCCTGGCTTGGGTACTCGTCCGGTATGAGTTCCCGGGAAAACGACTGTTTGATGCCGTCATTGACCTGCCTTTTGCCTTGCCGACGGCAGTGGCAGGGGTTGCCTTAACGGCGCTGTATGCCGGAAATGGCTGGATTGGGCAGTTTGTGGAGCCATTGGGCATCAAGCTGGCCTATTCACAGGCGGGCATTACGCTCGCGCTGATGTTTATCGGGATTCCGTTTGTGGTGCGCACAGTGCAGCCAGTATTACAGGAACTGGAGACGGAGGTGGAGGAAGCTGCGGCTACGCTGGGAGCGGGAAGATGGCGGATATTCCGGAAGATTCTGCTTCCGGATCTGATCCCGCCGCTGCTGACAGGTTTTGCTTTGGCCTTTGCCCGAGGTATTGGCGAATATGGCTCAGTGGTGTTTATTTCAGGCAATATGCCAATGAAAACGGAGATTGCGCCCTTGCTGATCATGGCGAAGCTGGAGCAGTTCGATTATGCGGGAGCTACGGCGGTAGCCTTGCTGCTGCTGCTGGTCTCTTTTGTCCTGCTCTTGATCATTAATTCACTTCAACGCTGGAGCCGGAAGGCAGGCAGAGCTTAG
- a CDS encoding GNAT family N-acetyltransferase, with translation MDQINIEHTPPSAAEYLALRKSAGLSAMSKEGAEIGLPNSLFAVCLREENEIVGMGRVIGDGGCFFQVVDIAVRPDQQGRGYGKLIMSEIMNYLREHVPARGLVSLLADVPADRLYAQFGFTYTSPKSEGMWWRQGE, from the coding sequence ATGGACCAGATCAACATTGAACATACACCGCCCTCAGCGGCAGAATACCTAGCGTTACGGAAAAGCGCAGGTCTTAGTGCGATGAGCAAGGAGGGAGCGGAGATTGGGCTGCCCAATAGTCTTTTTGCCGTATGTCTGCGTGAAGAAAATGAAATCGTAGGCATGGGCCGGGTCATCGGGGACGGTGGTTGTTTCTTTCAGGTGGTGGATATCGCTGTGCGCCCTGATCAGCAGGGAAGAGGATATGGCAAATTGATCATGAGCGAGATCATGAATTATTTGCGTGAACATGTGCCTGCTCGTGGCTTGGTTAGCCTGCTGGCAGATGTTCCTGCCGATCGTCTGTACGCTCAATTTGGCTTCACCTACACCAGTCCGAAATCGGAAGGTATGTGGTGGAGACAAGGGGAATAG
- a CDS encoding NAD(P)-dependent oxidoreductase, which translates to MKVAIFGATGAIGKTILWELMDRGHEVTAIVRDPSKVEMEHERLRVLQGDLLNPDQVADFTAGQEAVVSAYGPKFGAEEEMLEVTRSLIEGVRRGKAGRLVVVGGAGSLLTDSGEMLMDTPGFPEEVKPLAKAHVDAYNLIEASDINWTYMSPAATITTGRRTGLFRVGMSRVITDDLGESSISVGDFAAALVDELDDPQFIQSRFTVGY; encoded by the coding sequence ATGAAAGTTGCCATTTTTGGAGCAACCGGAGCGATTGGAAAGACGATACTGTGGGAGTTAATGGACCGCGGACATGAGGTAACGGCGATTGTTCGTGATCCTTCGAAGGTTGAGATGGAGCATGAGCGTTTGCGTGTGTTACAGGGGGATTTGCTTAACCCGGACCAGGTTGCCGATTTTACAGCCGGACAAGAAGCTGTTGTGAGTGCCTATGGACCGAAGTTTGGTGCGGAGGAAGAGATGCTGGAAGTTACACGTTCATTAATTGAGGGTGTTCGTCGTGGAAAAGCAGGACGTTTGGTTGTCGTGGGTGGAGCAGGAAGCTTGCTTACGGATTCTGGAGAAATGCTGATGGACACACCTGGATTCCCAGAGGAAGTCAAACCACTGGCGAAGGCTCATGTTGATGCGTATAACCTGATTGAGGCATCGGATATCAACTGGACCTACATGAGTCCTGCGGCTACGATCACAACAGGAAGACGGACAGGTCTGTTCCGGGTGGGCATGAGTCGTGTGATCACCGATGATCTGGGTGAGAGTTCGATTTCCGTTGGCGATTTTGCAGCGGCTTTGGTGGATGAGCTGGATGATCCGCAATTTATTCAATCCCGGTTTACGGTGGGGTACTAA
- a CDS encoding NAD(P)H-hydrate dehydratase: MFIVTAEQMRAVDEHTIHKLGIPAASLMENAGRAIAEEVIRLCREKDVGLSSEQQDRLSDGNRKRAHTGPGDREGHGGDIIADPAFVMEQPGDQQWYMLIGKGNNGGDGLVAARHLVEAGLGVTLVYADAPDALRGEAAVQRDAAAQLGIPALVHGRDAVDFSRCTGIVDALLGTGSRGAPRGAYAALIAAANDSGKPVVSADVPSGLNADTGEVYEPCIQARVTVCLALLKRGLVQYPGASAAGRIVVRSIGIPARLAPEHGPSVRLLTEEVLRSALRVDTGRLRAPDGHKGTYGHVLLAAGSLPMSGAGLLSAKAALRAGCGLATWALPAALLPHVIGTVPELMLAAAAGGDSGEWNAASADALLRLAESRDVLATGPGLGRFKGDTDWLRRLWQHSDRPLVIDADALNMLADAGPTGPRDWGKRSAATILTPHPGEMGRLLGMSTPEVQRDRIGHAARYAREQGVILVLKGARTVIATPSGEAYINTTGHAGMATGGAGDVLTGIIAGLLAQGLSAEQAATFGVFLHGQAGERAALLRGDPASLLAGDIMDAL; the protein is encoded by the coding sequence TTGTTTATCGTAACCGCTGAACAGATGAGAGCTGTGGATGAGCATACGATTCACAAGCTAGGCATTCCTGCTGCCAGTCTGATGGAGAACGCAGGCAGAGCCATCGCCGAGGAAGTTATCCGGCTGTGCCGGGAAAAGGACGTTGGCCTCAGTTCGGAGCAGCAGGATCGCTTGAGCGATGGTAACCGGAAGCGGGCGCACACCGGGCCCGGGGATCGGGAAGGTCATGGTGGCGACATCATCGCCGATCCGGCGTTCGTGATGGAGCAACCCGGAGATCAGCAGTGGTACATGCTGATCGGCAAGGGTAATAATGGCGGCGACGGGCTGGTTGCGGCGCGCCATTTGGTTGAGGCGGGGCTCGGCGTGACTTTGGTTTACGCCGATGCGCCGGATGCGTTGCGGGGCGAAGCCGCAGTGCAGCGGGATGCCGCAGCGCAGCTCGGCATCCCAGCCCTTGTGCACGGGCGCGATGCCGTGGACTTCAGCCGGTGCACAGGCATCGTGGATGCGCTGCTGGGCACCGGCTCGCGGGGGGCGCCGCGCGGAGCATACGCGGCGCTGATTGCGGCGGCAAACGACAGCGGCAAGCCAGTCGTGTCCGCCGATGTGCCAAGTGGGCTGAATGCCGACACCGGAGAGGTATACGAGCCTTGCATTCAGGCCCGGGTGACCGTATGTCTCGCGCTGCTTAAGCGCGGGCTGGTGCAGTACCCGGGCGCATCTGCCGCGGGGCGCATCGTGGTGCGCTCCATCGGCATTCCCGCGCGGCTTGCGCCGGAGCACGGCCCCTCGGTCCGTCTGCTGACGGAAGAGGTGCTGCGAAGTGCGCTGCGCGTGGATACGGGCCGCCTCCGGGCACCGGACGGCCATAAGGGCACTTACGGCCACGTGCTGCTGGCCGCAGGCAGTCTGCCGATGAGCGGCGCAGGCCTGCTCTCGGCCAAGGCCGCGCTGCGCGCTGGCTGCGGGCTCGCCACATGGGCGCTGCCCGCGGCACTGCTGCCGCATGTCATCGGCACCGTGCCCGAGCTCATGCTCGCTGCCGCCGCAGGTGGCGACAGCGGCGAGTGGAACGCGGCTTCCGCCGACGCCCTGCTGCGTCTCGCGGAAAGCCGCGACGTGCTCGCAACCGGCCCGGGCCTCGGCCGCTTCAAGGGCGACACAGACTGGCTGCGCCGTCTGTGGCAGCATTCGGATCGCCCGCTCGTCATCGACGCGGACGCCCTCAACATGCTGGCAGACGCTGGCCCAACGGGGCCACGCGACTGGGGCAAACGAAGTGCGGCGACCATCCTGACGCCGCACCCCGGAGAGATGGGCCGACTGCTGGGCATGTCGACCCCCGAAGTACAGCGTGACCGAATTGGACACGCTGCACGGTACGCCCGCGAGCAGGGCGTGATCCTTGTGCTCAAGGGAGCACGAACGGTCATCGCAACGCCATCCGGCGAGGCGTATATCAACACCACCGGGCACGCCGGCATGGCAACCGGCGGTGCGGGAGACGTATTGACCGGCATTATCGCCGGTCTGCTTGCCCAAGGGCTCAGCGCGGAGCAGGCTGCTACCTTTGGCGTGTTTCTACACGGCCAGGCAGGAGAGAGGGCCGCGCTGCTGCGCGGTGATCCGGCATCCTTACTGGCCGGGGATATCATGGATGCACTGTAA